The nucleotide window CAGACCGCCAATTGGGGTGGCAGCGCGGAGGACATGGAGTGTCTCGTCCTGTCCTTCGGTCTCGTTTACGAGAACGCGACCGAGATCACGATCAGGCTGACGACAAAGAGCGTGACGGTTCATCCTCTGATCGGGCATCTGTCACGGAACTTTCCATCGTTGAACTTCCGGCTCGTTCTCGCGGATGACGGCTATGACTTCCCCCTGATCTCGACCGCGACGCATGGCGACGTCGTGGATCGCCAAGTCGAGGTCACCGACGAATTCGTCGCTGAGATCGAGGGCGCGCCGCGAGAAGTCTCCGACTTCTATCTGACCCCTTCCGCCGCCAAGCCGGAGCCGATGACGCATGTCCGATTCTGGCTGTCGAAAAGACGGTTTCGTTCGTCCATCGCCGATTATCCAGTCTATTCGCCACCGTTTCGAGGATTTCCGCCGACACTCACCGACGAGCAAGCCGAAGCGAATTTTCGACATTTTCTCGATACCAAAGGCGACCGAAGCCAAAATCTGCGGACATTCCTCCGCTCGTTCCGGGTCGACATCAATGAGACCGCCCTGGGCATCCCGAACCTGGACCGGTGGCTTTGGCAGTACGGCGCTTTTCTCAAAGTCAGTGAGACCGGCGCAGCCCATCTGACGCATGAGCCGGAATGGAAAGGACATTGGCGCTCGGAGAACGTGCAGTTCGATCTTGCCACGCTTCTGGGTCAATCGATCGTCGACAGATACGATGGCTATCGATGGGAGCAGTACACCGATGTTCCGCCGGGCTTACGCATAAACGACGACCATTATCGATCCTTTACTATCTGGAACGGCGACCCGGCGTCACGCATCTGGATATTCCAAGACCTGCGGGTCATCTGCACTTGCCTTTACGAGATGAGCTTCATGTGGAGTCGACGACACTCCATTCATCTCCCCGGCCAGGATCTCAGACGCATCGCCTCGACCATTCTTTCAAGACCCGCGAAACAGGGCCTGCAGCACAGTCAGCCGTCAGAGGATTGACTAGGACAAACGACAGGCTGTTCCACGGCTCTTACGATCGCTCGACGCAGGGAGCTCGGTGATCGCAATCGCGATCGCGATCGGCCGGGTTTCGCGCCGCCTATCCGGCGCTCACACGACGAAGGCGTCGAGGAATGTGACGTGGTCCAGGGGAAAGGGACCGTTCGGAGGGACGAAGTTGAAGTCGCTTTCGCTCAGCCTTGACGCATTGACGTTGTGAAGCGTGATGGCGTTCGCAGGATCGATGCCGGCGAACATCACCAGAGTATCCTTCGTCCCGGCGATCTGATGGTAGATGACGTCATCGAAGCTCTGGACGAGTAGAGAGACGTCGAGACTGTCGGTTCCGATCTTGAACTTGTAGATGTCGTCCGCCCCGAAACCGTCCTCGAACACGAACAGGTTGGGTCCGGCGCCGCCATAGAGCCGGTCGTTGCCGGTGCCGCCGACGATCAGCGACAGGTCGGGTCCAGCCTTGATGATGTCGTCGCCGCCCTCTCCGGCCAATATGGAGAAGCCGCTGTCTTTGGCTCCTCTGATGACGTCGTCGCCGGCTCCGCCATAGAGAAAGTTGGCGCCCCTGCCCCCGACGATCGTGTCGTTGCCCCGCGACCCGATCAGGCCGACGCCGCCGTCATCCCCGGCGCGCGAGATGATGATGGTCCCCGTGGTGACGTCCGAGAAGTTCACGGTCGAGGTATCGCCGACATAGACCTTCTCGATGCGGGCAAAGGACCGATCGTCGAACTCGGTATAGTCCGATCCCTGGACGAACAGCGTGTCCTTGCCGATTCCGCCGTCGAGGCTCGCTCCGGCCCCGGTCATGACCAACCGGTCGTCGCCGGCACCGCCGAGCAGAATGTCATGACCGCCCGCGCCGCGCAGGGTGTCGTTTCCGGCGCCTCCTGCCAGGAGGTTGTCTCCGGCATTCCCCGCGAGGATGTCGGCTCCGCCGCTGCCGAGGAGATTGCCGATATGGGTCAGGGTATCGCCCTGGGCATCGCCACCCGTACTAACGCCCGAGGCGAGGCTCACCCTCACGCCGGCTGCGGAATGCTCGTAGCTGGCCGTGTTGTCGCCGCCGCCGCCATCGAGGCGATCCGCCCCGGCACCGCCTTCGAGGATGTCGTCGCCCGAGCCGCCATGGAGGACATCGCCGAAATTGCCGCCCACCAGCGTGGTCGAGCCGGTTCTATCGGCGTAATTCAGAAACAAACCACCTGTCGTGCGCAGTAGAGTGCCGAAGTTGAAGGTTAGATCCTGGCCGTCCGTATCGTTTTCATTTCCGATCGCCAGAACGCCCGATCGGAAATCGACGTGGATGTCGATGGAAGCATCGCTGGAGAAATAATCCCCGCCCATCGTCACGCTCGAAAGCGACGATGAATAGTCGCCGCCCGGGGTAATATACGTGCCGGCCATCGTCTTATGTCCCGCCTTTGGCGACTAATCGGGACTGTCTATTGGCCGCAGCTTAACCCGTCAATTGCAGGTCCCACGGAAATCGGGCCGATCTTCTCAACAGGATTTCACTCACCCTATACCCGACCTCGTCGAGCCCGACCTTTGGGTCGAGCTCGGGGAGACTTGGTGTTACGGCACCATCGGCAAGTGGCCGATGAGCTGCAGGAAGCTGACACCGACGATGTCGCGGGTGGCCTTCGTCATGATTCCGGCCTTCGTCGTGGCGATCGGAGACGTCGCCGTGCGACTGGACCAAGGCGACCGGCGAACGCCGGGGTAATGACTCACCCCGTGCCGGCGCGTCACCTGATCAGTGGCGGCAATGGCGGGGTCGTACCTTCCGGCAGAGCCGTCTGCGCCATGTTCATGCTCATGGCGAGCAGCGTGTAGTAGCCGTTGATCCCCGCCATCTCGATGGCACCCTGCTCGCCGAAGGCCTCGACCGCGCGGCGGTAGGTCGTGTCACTCACGGCCTTGTTGCGGTGAAGCTCGGTCGAGAACGCGTAGACCAGCGCTTCCTCGTTCCCCATCGCGTCCGGACGGCGACCTTCCTGGATCGACGAAACGACCGCCGGATCGAGGCCGGCCTTCAGCGCGATCGGCTGATGGATGTGCCATTCGAGCTGCTGCGTCCATTCCCGCGCCGTGATCAGGATGATGAATTCGCTGAGACGGAGGGGAAGCACGCTGCGATAGCGCAGGTGCAGGCCCATGTTGCTCGCGTTGGTCATCAGTTCCGGGCTGCGCAGCAAGGGCACGAACGGTCCGAAAACCGGCACCTTGCGGGCAGCCAGGAAGTCCTCGGACGCCTTCTTCTGGGCATCGCTCAGACGATCCTGCGGGATGTCCGGCATTCGGTCCTGGGCCAAGGCGGGAAGACTCCAGAGCAGGAATGTCGACAGGACCGGAAGGATCATGAAACGCATGGGATTCGCTCTCTCCGGAAGGACGCGCGACAAGCCTACGGCATCACCGGCGGGTGATAGGTCAGGGTGAAGGCGAGCGCCCAAAGCAGGAACAGCACCACCGGCAAGTGGACGATGAGCTGCAGGAAGCTGAAGCCGACGATGTCGCGAGCCTTGAGGCCGAGGATACCGAGGAGCGGCAGCATCCAGAACGGGTTGATCAGGTTCGGCAGCGCCTCCGCGGCGTTGTAGATCATCACCGCCCAGCCGAGATGGACCTGCAGCTCGTTGGCCGCCTGCATGACGTAGGGGGCTTCCAGCAGCCACTTGCCGCCGCCCGACGGCACGAAGAACCCGAGCACCGCCGAGTAGACGCCCATGGAGATCGGGAAGCTGCCCGTGGTGTTCAGCGCCACGAAAGCGTGGGTGATCACGTCCGAGACCGAGGTGCCGCCCGCGTTCTTGGCGCTCGTCAGCATCGCGCTGATCGCCGCGTAGAGCGGGAACTGGATCAGCACGCCGGCGGTGGCGGGCACCGCCTTCGCCACCGAGGCGAGGAAGTTCCTCGGGCGCCAATGCAGCAGCAGGCCGAGGCTGAGGAACAGCAGGTTGTAGGTGTTGAGGTTGGAGATCGCCGTGATCCAGGATTGGCGTGCGAATTCCTGGTAGAGCCAGCCGCCGGCGATGACGACGAGGAGCAGGGTCAGGATCGGCGAATGCTCCAGCCATTCCGAGGGCTGTTTCGGACGGGACTCGTCGGGCGTGTCGCGCGAGACGTCGAGGCCGAGGTCGTCGGCGGTCACGGCCGTGCCGGGCTTCGGCGCCGAGACATAGGCGATGACGATCGAGATCACGAACAGGATCGCCGCGATCAGCATCGACTGCCACAGGAAGATCGTCTCGCTGAACGGGATCACGCCGGTGATCGGCAGCAGGCTCGGCGGCAGGCTCTTGGGGTTCGCCTGCAGCTGGGCGGCCGACGAGCTGAGACCCATGGCCCAGGTGGCGCCGAGGCCGAGATAGGCCGCCGCTCCGGCCGCCCGGTAATCCATCCGCAATTCGGTGCGGCGGGCCAGGGCGCGGGCGAGGAGGCCGCCGAAGATCAGGCTGAGGCCCCAGCTCAGGAAGGACGACAGCATGGTCGCCGCCGCCACGAACCCGACGGCGCCCCGGCCGGTCTTGGGCACGAGGGCGAGCCGGTCGATCAGGCGCTGCACCGGGGGCGCCGTCGCCACGACGTAGCCGCCGATGGTGACGAAGGCCATCTGCATGGTGAAGGGGATCAGGCTCCAGAAGCCGTCGCCGAAGCTTTTGGCCACCACCAAAGCGGGGGCGCCGTTGGCCAGCGCGCCCAGGGCGACGATGACCACGGCGATGGCGACGAAGATGAAGGCGTCGGGAAACCAGCGCTCGGCCCAGACGGTGAAGCGGATGCCGAGCCGCGAAAGCGCCCCATCGCTCTCCGTCGTACCCGCCGGGTGGCCGGAACCCGGCTTGCCGGGATCAGAATCGCGGGGGTCTGGATGGAGTGCCGACATCTGAAATCCCGCCCCTGTCCGGCCTGGTCGACCAAGCCGGCGCAGCGCATGTTGCCCAAACGCGGCGCATGCTCAAGCCCGGCCATCCCGCTTTTCACCGGACAAGGGCGGAGGGTCGTCTCTCCTTCAATGTTCCTTCAATCCTGCCGGTCTACCTATTGGTCACTCCCCTTGGAGAGAACCACGTGTGACCCGGCCAGCG belongs to Methylobacterium sp. 77 and includes:
- a CDS encoding TIGR00366 family protein; translation: MSALHPDPRDSDPGKPGSGHPAGTTESDGALSRLGIRFTVWAERWFPDAFIFVAIAVVIVALGALANGAPALVVAKSFGDGFWSLIPFTMQMAFVTIGGYVVATAPPVQRLIDRLALVPKTGRGAVGFVAAATMLSSFLSWGLSLIFGGLLARALARRTELRMDYRAAGAAAYLGLGATWAMGLSSSAAQLQANPKSLPPSLLPITGVIPFSETIFLWQSMLIAAILFVISIVIAYVSAPKPGTAVTADDLGLDVSRDTPDESRPKQPSEWLEHSPILTLLLVVIAGGWLYQEFARQSWITAISNLNTYNLLFLSLGLLLHWRPRNFLASVAKAVPATAGVLIQFPLYAAISAMLTSAKNAGGTSVSDVITHAFVALNTTGSFPISMGVYSAVLGFFVPSGGGKWLLEAPYVMQAANELQVHLGWAVMIYNAAEALPNLINPFWMLPLLGILGLKARDIVGFSFLQLIVHLPVVLFLLWALAFTLTYHPPVMP
- a CDS encoding calcium-binding protein; the encoded protein is MAGTYITPGGDYSSSLSSVTMGGDYFSSDASIDIHVDFRSGVLAIGNENDTDGQDLTFNFGTLLRTTGGLFLNYADRTGSTTLVGGNFGDVLHGGSGDDILEGGAGADRLDGGGGDNTASYEHSAAGVRVSLASGVSTGGDAQGDTLTHIGNLLGSGGADILAGNAGDNLLAGGAGNDTLRGAGGHDILLGGAGDDRLVMTGAGASLDGGIGKDTLFVQGSDYTEFDDRSFARIEKVYVGDTSTVNFSDVTTGTIIISRAGDDGGVGLIGSRGNDTIVGGRGANFLYGGAGDDVIRGAKDSGFSILAGEGGDDIIKAGPDLSLIVGGTGNDRLYGGAGPNLFVFEDGFGADDIYKFKIGTDSLDVSLLVQSFDDVIYHQIAGTKDTLVMFAGIDPANAITLHNVNASRLSESDFNFVPPNGPFPLDHVTFLDAFVV